One window from the genome of Diorhabda sublineata isolate icDioSubl1.1 chromosome 10, icDioSubl1.1, whole genome shotgun sequence encodes:
- the LOC130449473 gene encoding uncharacterized protein LOC130449473 codes for MLVFEGDGILNSLINKLLNFTYLAISTVDLVQNWKNVLIVEIRASTPWTLLVNNTIFLTGRISLSKNDTKPIILEDKAWARVKSKDASLGEKAAALLVTGGMKVKRKLGMGCRRKRRSLHRDVILKVGKSLKRGTSMKDTATFALRAAKALIKEFGGKKEVEVPRVIPVAKSGGFLPLIPLFAGLSALGALSGGAAGIAKTVIDAKHAQKKLEEDVRHNKERVGSGLYLKKYSKGGFGLYLKKNKKN; via the exons ATGTTGGTGTTTGAAGGAGATGGTATTTTGAATTCTCTCATCAATAAACTATTGAACTTCACTTACCTAGCTATCAGTACTGTGGAC ctggtacaaaattggaaaaacgtctTGATCGTGGAGATCCGGGCATCAACCCCTTGGACGCTGCTTGTAAACAACACGATATTTCTTACTGGAAGAATAAGTCTCTCGAAGAACGACACAAAGCCGATCATACTTGAAGATAAAGCTTGGGCACGCGTCaaatcaaaagacgcttcactGGGAGAGAAAGCTGCTGCATTACTTGTAACAGGCGGAATGAAGGTGAAAAGAAAGCTGGGAATGGGTTGTCGTCGCAAACGTCGTTCCTTGCATCGAGATGTTATTCTGAAAGTGGGAAAGTCATTGAAGAGAGGAACATCTATGAAAGACACCGCAACGTTTGCCTTACGAGCAGCCAAAGCACTTATTAAAGAATTTGGCGGCAAAAAAGAAGTCGAGGTTCCTCGAGTAATACCTGTAGCGAAATCCGGAGGTTTCCTACCACTTATTCCTTTGTTTGCCGGTCTTTCGGCACTTGGAGCTTTGTCAGGTGGTGCTGCTGGGATTGCAAAAACCGTCATTGATGCTAAGCATGCGCAAAAGAAATTGGAGGAAGATGTACGTCATAATAAGGAACGTGTAGGATCTGGCCTATActtgaaaaagtattcaaaaggtggatttggattgtatttaaaaaaaaacaaaaaaaactaa